One genomic segment of Vicinamibacteria bacterium includes these proteins:
- a CDS encoding xanthine dehydrogenase family protein molybdopterin-binding subunit: MAYVGKGVKRVEDPRFIQGKGAYVANLSFPRMVYLAIKRSPYGHAKIKKIDTRNAAEFPGVVGVLTGKDLVDGGCGPLPCGFNVPDIKVPAHHALAVDRVRHVGDGVAVVAAESPYAAADAVELIDVSYQPLDAVVDPRKASEEGAPLVHDDVPENVSFRWNLGDKEGSEAALREADRVVELELVNQRLIPNAVEPRACAARWDSATGEMTVWTTSQNPQPIRLLLSAFTLGIPENRLRVISPDVGGGFGSKIPHYPEEVITPFVARVLDRPAKWVATRSESSVSDSQGRDHVTVAKLAMKSDGTFTGLHVRTWAALGAYVSTFGPLIPTALYATLFAGLYKMKGVYGEIIGTMTHTVPVDAYRGAGRPEASYMLERLVDLAARELGLDPIEIRKKNLIGKDEFPYQTPVAMVYDSGNYPALFDKAAELSGYQKMRKEQGEARKKGRLVGVGVSGCIEASGPAPSAVAGSLGAAVGLWESGVVRVHPTGKVTVLTGSHAHGQGHETTFAQVVADELGVAMEDIEVVHGDTGRIPFGMGTYGSRSAAVGGSALVKSSQKIRQKLIKIAAHQLEAAEDDMVYDQAEGKVYVKGSPDKAKPFAELAFAAYTAHNLPAGLEPGLDETSFYDPANFTFPASVHIAQVEVDPDTGEVAIQRYVAIDDVGHVINPTIVEGQIAGGIVQGIGQALWEQGVYGEDGQLLTGSLMEYAMPRAESFPKFEIDRIETPSPHNPLGVKGAGEMGTIAATVTVANAVLDALDGKNVRHIDIPLTPEKIWKAMRR; encoded by the coding sequence ATGGCTTACGTCGGCAAGGGAGTCAAGAGAGTCGAGGATCCGCGTTTCATTCAGGGTAAGGGCGCTTACGTTGCCAACTTGAGCTTTCCCCGCATGGTCTATCTCGCGATCAAGCGAAGCCCCTACGGGCACGCCAAGATCAAGAAGATCGACACGAGGAATGCCGCCGAATTTCCCGGCGTCGTCGGCGTGCTCACCGGGAAGGATCTGGTCGATGGAGGGTGCGGTCCGTTGCCCTGTGGATTCAACGTGCCGGACATCAAGGTTCCCGCCCATCACGCGCTCGCCGTGGACCGGGTCCGTCACGTAGGGGATGGAGTTGCCGTGGTGGCAGCCGAAAGCCCGTACGCGGCGGCGGACGCGGTCGAGCTCATCGACGTGAGCTACCAGCCCCTCGATGCGGTCGTCGATCCGAGGAAAGCGAGCGAGGAGGGGGCGCCGCTCGTCCACGACGATGTCCCCGAAAACGTGAGCTTCAGGTGGAACCTGGGGGACAAGGAAGGCTCGGAGGCGGCCCTTCGCGAAGCCGACCGGGTCGTCGAGCTCGAGCTCGTCAATCAACGCCTCATTCCAAATGCGGTCGAGCCCCGGGCCTGCGCCGCTCGATGGGATTCCGCCACCGGGGAGATGACGGTCTGGACGACCAGTCAGAACCCCCAACCCATTCGGCTTCTTTTGAGCGCCTTCACTCTGGGAATTCCCGAGAACCGACTTCGGGTGATCTCGCCCGACGTCGGAGGAGGGTTCGGAAGCAAGATCCCCCATTACCCGGAAGAGGTCATCACGCCCTTCGTGGCGCGCGTGCTCGACCGGCCGGCGAAGTGGGTCGCGACTCGCTCCGAGTCTTCGGTCTCGGACTCGCAGGGCCGCGACCACGTGACGGTGGCCAAGCTGGCGATGAAGAGCGACGGAACGTTTACCGGCCTGCACGTGAGGACCTGGGCCGCCCTGGGAGCCTATGTCTCGACGTTCGGTCCCCTCATTCCGACGGCGCTCTACGCGACCCTGTTCGCGGGCCTATATAAAATGAAGGGGGTCTACGGCGAGATTATCGGAACGATGACCCACACCGTGCCCGTCGATGCCTACCGCGGGGCGGGTCGTCCCGAAGCCTCCTACATGCTCGAGCGGCTCGTCGACCTGGCAGCCCGCGAGCTGGGGCTGGATCCGATCGAGATCCGAAAGAAGAATCTGATCGGCAAGGACGAATTCCCATATCAGACGCCCGTGGCCATGGTCTATGACAGTGGGAACTACCCGGCCCTTTTCGACAAGGCTGCCGAGCTGTCCGGTTACCAGAAGATGCGCAAAGAGCAGGGCGAGGCACGAAAGAAGGGCCGGCTCGTTGGAGTCGGGGTCTCGGGGTGCATCGAGGCGAGCGGTCCGGCACCCTCGGCCGTGGCCGGGTCGCTCGGCGCCGCGGTGGGACTCTGGGAAAGCGGTGTGGTCCGCGTTCATCCAACCGGCAAGGTGACGGTCTTGACGGGATCGCACGCTCACGGTCAGGGACACGAGACGACGTTCGCTCAAGTCGTTGCCGACGAGCTCGGGGTGGCCATGGAGGACATCGAGGTCGTCCACGGTGACACCGGACGCATTCCATTCGGCATGGGCACCTACGGAAGCCGCAGTGCCGCCGTCGGTGGCAGCGCCCTGGTGAAGAGCTCCCAAAAGATACGGCAAAAGCTCATCAAGATAGCGGCTCACCAGCTCGAGGCGGCCGAAGACGACATGGTCTACGACCAGGCGGAAGGCAAGGTCTACGTGAAGGGCTCGCCCGACAAAGCAAAGCCGTTCGCCGAGCTGGCCTTCGCGGCCTACACCGCGCACAATCTCCCCGCGGGCCTCGAGCCGGGCCTCGACGAGACGAGCTTCTACGATCCAGCGAACTTCACCTTTCCGGCGAGCGTGCACATCGCGCAAGTCGAGGTCGACCCCGACACCGGAGAGGTCGCGATTCAGCGGTATGTCGCCATCGATGACGTGGGGCACGTCATCAACCCGACGATCGTGGAAGGTCAGATCGCGGGCGGGATCGTGCAGGGAATCGGTCAGGCTCTCTGGGAGCAGGGCGTCTACGGGGAGGACGGTCAGCTTCTGACCGGCTCGCTCATGGAGTATGCCATGCCGCGGGCCGAGTCGTTCCCCAAGTTCGAGATCGACCGAATCGAGACGCCCTCGCCGCACAATCCGCTAGGAGTCAAGGGAGCGGGAGAGATGGGGACCATCGCGGCAACGGTCACGGTGGCCAACGCCGTGTTGGACGCGCTCGATGGAAAGAACGTCCGTCACATCGATATCCCATTGACGCCGGAGAAGATCTGGAAAGCGATGCGGAGGTAG